A genomic segment from Sparus aurata chromosome 10, fSpaAur1.1, whole genome shotgun sequence encodes:
- the vbp1 gene encoding prefoldin subunit 3 codes for MAATIDNSNAVQATKKKHLGIPEAVFVADVDSFMKQPGNETADSALRKLDEQYQKYKYMELNLSQKKLRLKSQIPQITQTLEILRHMQKKKETTEPLDTHFLLADNVYCKAAVPPTDKVCLWLGANVMLEYDIDEAQALLEKNLSTASRNLETLEDDLDFLRDQFTTTEVNMARVYNWDVKRRSRENLLKSADKS; via the exons ATGGCGGCGACCATAGACAACAGCAATGCCGTACAGGCGACAAAGAAAAAGCACCTCGGGATCCCCGAAGCCGTGTTTGTG GCGGATGTCGACTCTTTTATGAAGCAGCCGGGTAACGAGACGGCGGACTCGGCACTGAGGAAGCTGGACGAACAGTACCAGAAGTATAAGTACATGGAGCTCAACCTGTCTCAGAAGAAACTCAG GTTGAAAAGCCAGATCCCACAAATCACACAGACGCTAGAAATCCTACGACACATGCAGAAGAAAAAG GAGACCACAGAGCCCCTGGATACACACTTCCTGTTGGCTGACAATGTTTACTGCAAGGCCGCGGTGCCACCCACCGACAAAGTCTGTCTATGGTTAGGG GCGAACGTCATGTTAGAGTACGACATCGACGAAGCCCAGGCTCTCCTAGAGAAGAACCTCTCCACGGCATCTCGTAACCTAGAGACACTCGAGGACGATCTGGATTTCCTGCGAGACCAGTTCACCACCACCGAAGTCA ACATGGCACGAGTCTACAACTGGGACGTGAAGAGAAGGAGCAGAGAAAACCTCCTCAAGTCAGCAGACAAGTCTTAA
- the rab39bb gene encoding RAB39B, member RAS oncogene family b encodes MEAIWLYQFRLIVIGDSTVGKSCLIRRFTEGRFAQVSDPTVGVDFFSRLVEIEPGKRIKLQIWDTAGQERFRSITRAYYRNSVGGLLLFDITNRRSFQNVHDWLEEARSHVQPHSIVFLLVGHKCDLEAQRQVTRQEAEKLAGAYGMRYVETSARDAINVEHAFTELTRDIFALVRSGDITIQEGWEGVKSGFVPNVVHSSEEVTKSDRRCLC; translated from the exons ATGGAGGCGATATGGCTCTATCAGTTCCGGCTGATCGTCATCGGGGACTCCACGGTGGGCAAGTCGTGTCTGATCCGGCGGTTCACGGAGGGCCGCTTCGCCCAGGTGTCGGACCCCACCGTCGGCGTGGACTTCTTCTCCCGGCTGGTGGAGATCGAGCCCGGCAAGCGGATCAAGCTGCAGATCTGGGACACAGCGGGTCAGGAGCGCTTCAG GTCCATCACCAGGGCTTACTACCGTAACTCTGTGGGCGGGCTCCTCCTGTTCGACATCACCAACCGCCGATCCTTCCAGAACGTCCACGATTGGCTGGAGGAGGCTCGCAGCCACGTCCAGCCGCACAGCATCGTCTTCCTCTTGGTGGGGCACAAATGCGACCTGGAGGCACAGCGCCAG GTGACTCGCCAGGAAGCAGAGAAGTTGGCGGGGGCATATGGGATGCGCTACGTCGAGACGTCGGCCCGTGACGCCATCAACGTGGAACATGCCTTCACCGAGCTGACCAGAGACATCTTCGCCCTGGTGCGGTCCGGCGATATCACAATCCAGGAGGGCTGGGAGGGCGTGAAGAGCGGGTTTGTCCCCAATGTGGTTCACTCCTCAGAGGAAGTGACCAAGAGTGACCGCCGCTGTCTATGTTGA